In the genome of Candoia aspera isolate rCanAsp1 chromosome 1, rCanAsp1.hap2, whole genome shotgun sequence, one region contains:
- the RAB34 gene encoding ras-related protein Rab-34 isoform X2, which translates to MNILAPVRRDRVIGELPQYFTKEAALHGRTSFHPKVVGTCQAQRTGTVGFKISKIIVVGDLSVGKTCLINRFCKDTFDKNYKATIGVDFEMERFEILGVPFSLQLWDTAGQERFKCIASTYYRGAQAIIIVFDVNDVASLDHTRQWLADALKENDPSNVLLFLVGTKKDLSSAAQYGLVERDARKVAKEMQAEYWAVSSLTGENVREFFFRLAALTFEESVLAELERSSVRRIGDIVRIHGDERDLYLTEKRKRSKCCP; encoded by the exons ATGAACATCCTGGCCCCTGTGCGGAGGGACCGGGTCATTGGAGAGCTGCCCCAG TATTTCACCAAAGAGGCAGCTCTGCATGGCAGGACCTCCTTCCATCCCAAAGTGGTGGGCACGTGCCAGGCACAACGGACGGGCACCGTGGG GTTTAAAATCTCCAAGATCATTGTGGTGGGCGACCTGTCGGTGGGGAAAACCTGCTTGATTAACCG GTTTTGCAAAGATACCTTTGATAAGAATTACAAGGCGACCATTGGGGTGGATTTTGAAATGGAGCGTTTTGAGATTCTGGGGGTGCCCTTCAGCCTTCAGCT GTGGGACACTGCTGGCCAGGAGCGCTTCAAGTGCATTGCCTCCACCTACTATCGGGGAGCACAAG CCATCATTATTGTCTTTGATGTGAATGACGTGGCATCGCTTGACCACACGAG GCAGTGGCTGGCAGATGCCCTGAAGGAGAATGACCCGTCCAACGTCCTCCTCTTCCTAGTTGGCACTAAGAAGGATCTCAGT tCCGCTGCGCAGTACGGCCTGGTCGAGAGGGATGCCCGGAAGGTGGCAAAGGAGATGCAGGCTGAGTACTGGGCCGTCTCGTCGCTCACAG GTGAGAATGTGCGGGAATTTTTCTTCCGTCTGGCTGCGCTCACCTTCGAAGAGAGTGTGCTGGCCGAGCTGGAGAGGAGCAGCGTGCGCAGGATCGGGGACATTGTGC GGATCCACGGGGACGAGCGGGACCTGTACTTGACGGAGAAGAGGAAGCGGAGCAAGTGCTGCCCGTGA
- the RAB34 gene encoding ras-related protein Rab-34 isoform X1, which yields MNILAPVRRDRVIGELPQYFTKEAALHGRTSFHPKVVGTCQAQRTGTVGRFKISKIIVVGDLSVGKTCLINRFCKDTFDKNYKATIGVDFEMERFEILGVPFSLQLWDTAGQERFKCIASTYYRGAQAIIIVFDVNDVASLDHTRQWLADALKENDPSNVLLFLVGTKKDLSSAAQYGLVERDARKVAKEMQAEYWAVSSLTGENVREFFFRLAALTFEESVLAELERSSVRRIGDIVRIHGDERDLYLTEKRKRSKCCP from the exons ATGAACATCCTGGCCCCTGTGCGGAGGGACCGGGTCATTGGAGAGCTGCCCCAG TATTTCACCAAAGAGGCAGCTCTGCATGGCAGGACCTCCTTCCATCCCAAAGTGGTGGGCACGTGCCAGGCACAACGGACGGGCACCGTGGG CAGGTTTAAAATCTCCAAGATCATTGTGGTGGGCGACCTGTCGGTGGGGAAAACCTGCTTGATTAACCG GTTTTGCAAAGATACCTTTGATAAGAATTACAAGGCGACCATTGGGGTGGATTTTGAAATGGAGCGTTTTGAGATTCTGGGGGTGCCCTTCAGCCTTCAGCT GTGGGACACTGCTGGCCAGGAGCGCTTCAAGTGCATTGCCTCCACCTACTATCGGGGAGCACAAG CCATCATTATTGTCTTTGATGTGAATGACGTGGCATCGCTTGACCACACGAG GCAGTGGCTGGCAGATGCCCTGAAGGAGAATGACCCGTCCAACGTCCTCCTCTTCCTAGTTGGCACTAAGAAGGATCTCAGT tCCGCTGCGCAGTACGGCCTGGTCGAGAGGGATGCCCGGAAGGTGGCAAAGGAGATGCAGGCTGAGTACTGGGCCGTCTCGTCGCTCACAG GTGAGAATGTGCGGGAATTTTTCTTCCGTCTGGCTGCGCTCACCTTCGAAGAGAGTGTGCTGGCCGAGCTGGAGAGGAGCAGCGTGCGCAGGATCGGGGACATTGTGC GGATCCACGGGGACGAGCGGGACCTGTACTTGACGGAGAAGAGGAAGCGGAGCAAGTGCTGCCCGTGA
- the RAB34 gene encoding ras-related protein Rab-34 isoform X3 has protein sequence MNILAPVRRDRVIGELPQYFTKEAALHGRTSFHPKVVGTCQAQRTGTVGRFKISKIIVVGDLSVGKTCLINRFCKDTFDKNYKATIGVDFEMERFEILGVPFSLQLWDTAGQERFKCIASTYYRGAQAIIIVFDVNDVASLDHTRQWLADALKENDPSNVLLFLVGTKKDLSSAAQYGLVERDARKVAKEMQAEYWAVSSLTGENVREFFFRLAALTFEESVLAELERSSVRRIGDIGSTGTSGTCT, from the exons ATGAACATCCTGGCCCCTGTGCGGAGGGACCGGGTCATTGGAGAGCTGCCCCAG TATTTCACCAAAGAGGCAGCTCTGCATGGCAGGACCTCCTTCCATCCCAAAGTGGTGGGCACGTGCCAGGCACAACGGACGGGCACCGTGGG CAGGTTTAAAATCTCCAAGATCATTGTGGTGGGCGACCTGTCGGTGGGGAAAACCTGCTTGATTAACCG GTTTTGCAAAGATACCTTTGATAAGAATTACAAGGCGACCATTGGGGTGGATTTTGAAATGGAGCGTTTTGAGATTCTGGGGGTGCCCTTCAGCCTTCAGCT GTGGGACACTGCTGGCCAGGAGCGCTTCAAGTGCATTGCCTCCACCTACTATCGGGGAGCACAAG CCATCATTATTGTCTTTGATGTGAATGACGTGGCATCGCTTGACCACACGAG GCAGTGGCTGGCAGATGCCCTGAAGGAGAATGACCCGTCCAACGTCCTCCTCTTCCTAGTTGGCACTAAGAAGGATCTCAGT tCCGCTGCGCAGTACGGCCTGGTCGAGAGGGATGCCCGGAAGGTGGCAAAGGAGATGCAGGCTGAGTACTGGGCCGTCTCGTCGCTCACAG GTGAGAATGTGCGGGAATTTTTCTTCCGTCTGGCTGCGCTCACCTTCGAAGAGAGTGTGCTGGCCGAGCTGGAGAGGAGCAGCGTGCGCAGGATCGGGGACATT GGATCCACGGGGACGAGCGGGACCTGTACTTGA
- the LOC134491522 gene encoding adenine phosphoribosyltransferase-like — MLLSLCPSCAPSPGNRGLTGGTSALPMDLKTIPASREQGWYLKLMAPNVKGPTYAWLDPSRLYCHHQALHDCIEDLVRPFQNDAIDLVAGIDAMGFILGAAIAVTLRKGFVAIRKVGHLCVETITQAYRDYSARDKVMEARTDAISPGLQVLLVDQWVETGGTLQGAIQLVERQGGVVAGIAAICIEDSDGGRWLKSHYKWSHCIPPHLMPQFNAHQLDSFQAFQSGPPSEQQLQRHPSHVLAPAHLGVGSTPA; from the exons ATGCTTCTCTCTCTTTGCCCGTCTTGTGCCCCATCCCCTGGCAACAGAGGCCTCACAGGTGGTACCAGTGCTCTGCCCATGGACCTGAAGACGATCCCAGCCTCCAGAGAGCAGGGCTGGTATTTGAAGCTGATGGCCCCCAACGTCAAGGGCCCGACCTACGCCTGGCTGGACCCCTCCCGCCTCTACTGCCACCATCAG GCCTTGCACGACTGCATCGAAGACTTGGTGCGACCCTTTCAGAACGATGCCATCGACCTGGTGGCTGGAATTGATGCCATGGGCTTCATCCTGG GTGCTGCCATTGCCGTCACCCTCCGAAAAGGCTTTGTGGCCATTCGCAAAGTCGGCCACCTCTGTGTCGAGACCATCACCCAGGCCTACAGGGACTACTCAGCCCGTGACAAAGTGATGGAAGCCCGCACAGACGCCATCAGCCCAG GCCTGCAGGTGCTGCTGGTGGATCAGTGGGTGGAGACGGGGGGGACCTTGCAAGGcgccatccagctggtggaaagGCAAGGCGGCGTGGTGGCAG GCATCGCTGCCATCTGCATTGAGGATAGTGATGGTGGCCGCTGGCTCAAGTCCCACTATAAGTGGTCCCACTGCATCCCCCCTCACCTGATGCCCCAGTTCAACGCTCACCAGTTGGACTCCTTCCAGGCTTTCCAGTCCGGCCCCCCGAGCGAGCAGCAGCTGCAACGGCACCCAAGCCATGTCCTCGCCCCGGCACACCTGGGGGTTGGCAGCACCCCTGCTTAG